One Xiphophorus hellerii strain 12219 chromosome 1, Xiphophorus_hellerii-4.1, whole genome shotgun sequence DNA segment encodes these proteins:
- the LOC116726248 gene encoding uncharacterized protein LOC116726248 isoform X1, with product MSDVLKAQSTKSDSEISSKRSIKMTEKGLMSCIKMCQDKRIAKLKQARRIMDDLNILMESNDKADSVNSLLATFIQCSQDAEASHKNLASLPLPSDELMKQNEHFQNKMSSYHEFTELVRGWLCEREKPFVQPSADDYDQDKNDVNAINPEDSASNVRSVKSKSGSQVSRVSSTSSARIKAEAERAALLERAAGLKKKHQLEAQEEKLKQEKEQLELETELAAANAKLRVLEINSQCGSKCSDGMNSYIEKRNSNMALDPCAKVFVPERNMDDFKMASAIVEKPVVRLKQKPPIQSVDKPQSVCDELTVQQISIIDIMQRQNDITAMLVQQNQNSVLPPRNIPVFDGDPLQYESFIRAFENSVEAKTSNLSDCLHFLEQYTRGQPRDLVHSCQHLPSELGYPRAKSLLSEHFGNEYKIAQAYMDKINNWPAIKNEDIKSLQAFSLFLKGCSNLTEYVTHLKELDLPSNMRSIILKLPYKMRESWRNVACDLQEHRGQRALFIDLVVFIEKQVKVVSDPLFGNIIDLQQLSSKNTHSSFTKQKKRGNSFATNVLAVKNEDPSENKNKSSKGYSCLYCLLSNHTIDKCFKFKDKSHKDKVNFIKEKGMCFGCLKVGHISRECRGRLVCSVCHQQHPSVLHIDKESTEVFSRHPQNPPSTTSTMTQTCGHVRVCDEDNSNLSIVAVQVRSPKTNITVQTYAFLDPGSTGTFCTESLAWKLQLKGKRTSIQLQTMGHKDIEDIDKWPYLQSIKLHDIDADVDLLIGTDAPKVMEPWELINSQEEGPYAVWTRVGWVINGPLRSERNKTGYHAFTVNKISVKHLETMLIEQYNHDFNEKTSQEQIEMSREDIKFMNIMNNSAQLKNGHYCIDLPFKSESSVLPINRCVAEQRLLSLKRKFNMNSTFKKDYIAFMNDMLCNGYAEIVPDDQLMGNEGKVWYIPHHGVYHPRKGKLRVVFDCAATFKGTSLNCQLLQGPDLTNSVVGVLLRFRQEPIAVMADIQAMFHQVYVPEKHRDCLRFLWWPNGDTSQVPQEYRMTVHLFGAVSSPSCANYALRRTAEDNAQQFPAEVVSTIKHNFYVDDCLKSLPTEVEAIKFVQDLTSLCNKGGFKLSKWLSNSPAILQMVSGNTKAKEMLEMDLELPMERALGLQWCLQSDSFKFKASLPERSRTRRGILSVVSSLYDPLGFLAPFIITAKFLLQELCRRNLGWDDAVHHHFSKQWTDWLDDLKRISKFEVSRCIKPKNFCPVTAQLHHFSDASQVGYGTVSYIRFQSEHHVHLAFLLGKARVAPLKQTTIPRLELTAAVLAVRLDQLLHRELHLLCEDVILEASVFWTDSTTVLKYICSEAKRFHTFVANRVSIIREATLANQWRYVSSKDNPADEASRGMRAEDFLEHSKWIDGPEFLYDSENKWPKLGVKYDSLPVADAEIKKDVTVNAVVEEAKNPTSFFISYFSSWMKLKTSVAWVLKLKELLLQLSQKRKEFSDMMHESAEDANIKEQKVLQKMQQFKTMLKIQCLTSEDLTAAEHFIILFEQHHRFEPEISALRANKTVSKDSQLYRLDPVIDEGVLRVGGRLKKAAMPFEIKHPVILCKNMHVATLILRYIHHLHERQKWMRRKRNISPGDIVLIADATAPRGCWQMGRVLAVKADGGGLVRSVQLQTKTSVLERPVTKLCLLLEASAD from the exons ATGTCTGATGTATTGAAAGCACAGTCAACCAAGAGTGATTCGGAGATTTCATCTAAACGAAGTATTAAAATGACTGAGAAAGGCTTGATGTCTTGTATAAAAATGTGCCAAGATAAAAGAATTGCTAAATTGAAGCAAGCAAGACGAATAATGGacgatttaaatattttgatggAGTCAAATGATAAAGCTGACTCAGTGAATTCTCttcttgctacatttattcAATGTTCTCAGGATGCAGAGGCGTCTCATAAAAACTTAGCAAGTTTGCCACTCCCCTCTGATGAACTCATGAAACAAAACGAACATTTCCAGAATAAAATGAGTTCTTACCACGAGTTTACTGAGCTTGTCAGGGGCTGGTTATGTGAACGGGAGAAGCCCTTTGTGCAGCCCAGTGCAGATGATTACGATCAAGACAAGAATGATGTTAACGCAATTAATCCTGAAGACAGCGCTTCCAATGTGCGCTCTGTAAAGTCTAAGTCAGGCTCTCAGGTGTCCCGTGTCTCCTCTACATCTTCGGCTCGCATTAAAGCGGAGGCCGAGAGAGCGGCGCTGCTGGAGCGCGCTGCAGGActcaaaaagaaacatcagtTGGAAGCGCAGGAGgaaaagctaaaacaagaaaaagagcaaCTAGAACTTGAGACTGAGTTAGCGGCTGCTAACGCGAAACTTCGTGTGttggaaataaattcacagTGTGGCTCAAAATGTTCTGATGGCATGAATTCGTATATTGAAAAGCGCAATTCCAACATGGCGCTTGATCCTTGTGCCAAAGTATTCGTTCCAGAGAGAAATATGGACGATTTTAAAATGGCTTCTGCCATCGTTGAGAAACCAGTTGTTAGGCTGAAACAAAAGCCACCAATTCAAAGTGTTGATAAGCCACAAAGTGTCTGTGATGAATTAACTGTTCAACAAATCAGTATTATTGACATCATGCAGCGGCAAAATGACATCACTGCCATGTTGGTTCAGCAAAACCAAAACTCTGTCTTGCCACCAAGAAACATCCCTGTTTTCGATGGTGATCCTCTTCAATATGAATCATTTATAAGAGCGTTTGAGAACAGCGTGGAGGCCAAAACGTCTAATTTGAGTGACTGTTTGCACTTTTTAGAACAATACACTAGGGGGCAGCCTAGAGACCTTGTGCATAGTTGCCAGCATTTGCCGTCAGAACTGGGCTATCCTAGAGCTAAAAGTCTTCTTTCTGAACATTTTGGAAACGAATATAAAATTGCGCAGGCCTACATGGACAAAATTAACAATTGGCCAGCTATTAAAAATGAGGACATTAAATCACTGCAagcattttctctgtttcttaaGGGATGCTCAAATTTAACAGAATATGTTACTCATTTGAAAGAATTGGACTTGCCATCAAATATGAGGAGCATAATCCTAAAGCTTCCCTATAAAATGAGAGAGAGCTGGAGAAATGTAGCCTGTGACCTGCAGGAACACAGGGGTCAGAGGGCATTATTCATTGATctggttgtttttattgaaaaacaagttaaagttGTATCTGATCCACTGTTTGGTAACATTATAGATCTTCAACAGCTCAGCTCTAAAAACACCCACAGCAGCTTtaccaaacagaagaaaagggGGAATAGTTTTGCTACAAATGTTCTTGCAGTAAAAAATGAAGATCCATCTGAAAATAAGAACAAGTCCTCAAAGGGTTATAGCTGTTTGTATTGTCTCCTAAGTAATCATACAATTGACAAATGCTTTAAGTTTAAAGACAAGTCACATAAAGATAAAGTGAACTTTATTAAGGAAAAGGGAATGTGTTTTGGCTGCTTAAAGGTGGGTCACATAAGCAGAGAATGCAGAGGTCGCTTGGTCTGTTCTGTTTGTCACCAGCAGCATCCCAGTGTCCTGCACATCGACAAGGAGAGTACAGAGGTTTTCTCCAGACATCCACAGAATCCTCCAAGTACCACCTCCACAATGACTCAGACCTGTGGTCATGTCAGGGTCTGTGATGAAGATAACTCAAACCTTTCTATTGTTGCAGTTCAAGTCAGGAGTCCAAAAACGAACATCACTGTGCAGACATATGCATTTTTGGACCCAGGAAGCACAGGAACATTCTGCACTGAAAGTTTGGCCTGGAAGCTGCAACTGAAAGGTAAAAGAACAAGCATCCAACTGCAAACAATGGGACATAAAGATATT GAGGACATCGACAAGTGGCCATACCTGCAAAGCATCAAGCTCCATGACATAGATGCTGATGTAGATCTGCTCATTGGCACAGACGCACCTAAAGTAATGGAGCCATGGGAGCTGATCAACAGTCAGGAGGAAGGCCCATATGCAGTTTGGACCCGAGTTGGATGGGTCATCAATGGTCCACTCCGGAGTGAGAGGAACAAAACAGGCTATCATGCTTTCACTGTAAACAAGATTTCTGTTAAACATCTGGAAACAATGTTGATTGAACAATACAATCATGATTTCAATGAAAAAACATCCCAAGAGCAAATTGAAATGTCTAGAGAAGACATCAAGTTCATGAATATCATGAATAATTCGGCACAATTAAAAAATGGACATTATTGTATTGATTTGCCTTTTAAGTCTGAAAGTTCCGTCTTGCCTATTAATCGTTGTGTTGCAGAACAACGTCTTCTGAGCCTGAAAAGAAAGTTTAACATGAACAGCACCTTTAAGAAAGATTACATTGCATTTATGAATGACATGCTATGTAATGGATATGCTGAAATTGTACCTGATGATCAATTAATGGGCAATGAGGGCAAGGTGTGGTACATACCCCACCACGGTGTTTATCACCCCCGAAAAGGCAAATTAAGAGTTGTTTTTGACTGTGCCGCAACATTCAAGGGAACCTCACTGAACTGCCAGCTGCTACAAGGACCTGATCTGACTAACTCAGTTGTGGGAGTTCTTCTGCGTTTCAGACAAGAGCCAATAGCAGTTATGGCAGATATTCAAGCTATGTTCCACCAGGTTTATGTtccagagaaacacagagactgTCTTCGCTTCCTCTGGTGGCCCAATGGTGACACATCGCAAGTTCCACAGGAATATCGGATGACAGTACATCTGTTTGGAGCAGTGTCCTCCCCAAGCTGTGCAAATTATGCATTAAGAAGAACAGCAGAAGATAATGCTCAGCAGTTTCCAGCTGAAGTGGTCAGTACAATCAAGCATAATTTTTATGTGGATGACTGCTTAAAATCTTTGCCTACAGAAGTGGAAgcaataaagtttgttcaagatTTGACATCTCTTTGCAATAAAGGAGGATTTAAGCTCTCAAAGTGGCTCAGTAACAGTCCCGCCATTCTGCAAATGGTTTCGGGCAACaccaaagcaaaagaaatgttaGAAATGGATTTGGAGCTTCCAATGGAACGTGCACTTGGATTGCAGTGGTGCCTTCAAAGTGACTCCTTTAAATTTAAAGCTTCCCTTCCAGAACGGTCTCGCACAAGAAGAGGAATACTGTCAGTGGTGAGTTCACTGTACGATCCCTTGGGGTTTCTTGCTCCCTTCATCATCACTGCTAAATTTCTTTTACAAGAGCTCTGCAGGAGAAACTTGGGCTGGGATGATGCAGTTCACCATCATTTTTCCAAACAATGGACTGACTGGCTGGATGACCTGAAGAGGATCTCAAAGTTTGAAGTGAGTCGCTGCATTAAACCTAAAAATTTTTGTCCTGTTACAGCACAACTCCACCATTTCTCCGATGCCAGCCAAGTGGGGTATGGTACAGTGTCGTATATAAGATTTCAAAGTGAGCATCATGTGCATCTGGCATTCCTCCTAGGAAAGGCCAGAGTCGCTCCCCTCAAGCAGACAACCATCCCTCGACTGGAGCTCACTGCAGCCGTCCTTGCTGTACGACTGGACCAACTGCTTCATAGAGAACTGCATCTTCTCTGTGAAGATGTAATTCTGGAGGCATCTGTTTTTTGGACAGACAGCACCACTGTcctaaaatacatttgtagtgAAGCAAAGAGGTTTCATACATTTGTTGCAAACAGAGTGTCAATCATTAGagaagctacattagctaaccAGTGGAGATATGTGAGTTCCAAAGACAATCCAGCAGATGAAGCATCAAGAGGGATGAGAGCAGAGGACTTCTTGGAGCACAGCAAGTGGATTGATGGTCCTGAGTTTCTGTACGACTCTGAAAACAAATGGCCTAAGTTGGGTGTAAAGTATgactcacttcctgttgctgatgctgaaataaaaaaggatgtgACTGTTAATGCTGTTGTTGAGGAGGCTAAAAACCCTACCAGTTTTTTCATCTCCTACTTCTCATCCtggatgaagctaaaaacaTCTGTAGCCTGGGTTTTAAAGCTTAAAGAACTCCTTCTTCAACTGtctcagaaaagaaaagagttttcTGACATGATGCATGAGTCTGCAGAAGACGCAAACATTAAAGAGCAAAAGGTGTTGCAAAAGATGCAGCAGTTTAAAACTATGCTAAAAATCCAGTGCTTAACATCTGAAGATTTGACTGCAGCAGAGCATTTCATTATTCTCTTCGAACAACATCACAGGTTTGAGCCAGAGATCAGCGCACTCAGAGCCAACAAGACAGTCTCCAAAGACAGCCAGCTGTATCGACTCGATCCAGTGATCGATGAAGGAGTCCTCAGAGTGGGCGGACGTCTTAAAAAAGCTGCTATGCCATTTGAAATTAAGCATCCAGTCATCCTGTGTAAAAACATGCATGTGGCAACGTTAATTCTGCGTTACATTCACCATCTgcatgaaagacaaaaatggaTGAGACGGAAAAGAAACATCTCTCCTGGAGACATTGTCCTGATCGCAGATGCTACTGCACCTCGAGGATGTTGGCAGATGGGGAGAGTCCTGGCAGTCAAAGCTGATGGAGGAGGACTGGTTCGTTCAGTGCAACTGCAGACCAAAACCAGTGTGTTGGAGAGGCCAGTGACGAAGCTCTGTCTGCTCCTGGAGGCATCTGCAGACTAA
- the LOC116726248 gene encoding uncharacterized protein LOC116726248 isoform X3: MEPWELINSQEEGPYAVWTRVGWVINGPLRSERNKTGYHAFTVNKISVKHLETMLIEQYNHDFNEKTSQEQIEMSREDIKFMNIMNNSAQLKNGHYCIDLPFKSESSVLPINRCVAEQRLLSLKRKFNMNSTFKKDYIAFMNDMLCNGYAEIVPDDQLMGNEGKVWYIPHHGVYHPRKGKLRVVFDCAATFKGTSLNCQLLQGPDLTNSVVGVLLRFRQEPIAVMADIQAMFHQVYVPEKHRDCLRFLWWPNGDTSQVPQEYRMTVHLFGAVSSPSCANYALRRTAEDNAQQFPAEVVSTIKHNFYVDDCLKSLPTEVEAIKFVQDLTSLCNKGGFKLSKWLSNSPAILQMVSGNTKAKEMLEMDLELPMERALGLQWCLQSDSFKFKASLPERSRTRRGILSVVSSLYDPLGFLAPFIITAKFLLQELCRRNLGWDDAVHHHFSKQWTDWLDDLKRISKFEVSRCIKPKNFCPVTAQLHHFSDASQVGYGTVSYIRFQSEHHVHLAFLLGKARVAPLKQTTIPRLELTAAVLAVRLDQLLHRELHLLCEDVILEASVFWTDSTTVLKYICSEAKRFHTFVANRVSIIREATLANQWRYVSSKDNPADEASRGMRAEDFLEHSKWIDGPEFLYDSENKWPKLGVKYDSLPVADAEIKKDVTVNAVVEEAKNPTSFFISYFSSWMKLKTSVAWVLKLKELLLQLSQKRKEFSDMMHESAEDANIKEQKVLQKMQQFKTMLKIQCLTSEDLTAAEHFIILFEQHHRFEPEISALRANKTVSKDSQLYRLDPVIDEGVLRVGGRLKKAAMPFEIKHPVILCKNMHVATLILRYIHHLHERQKWMRRKRNISPGDIVLIADATAPRGCWQMGRVLAVKADGGGLVRSVQLQTKTSVLERPVTKLCLLLEASAD; the protein is encoded by the coding sequence ATGGAGCCATGGGAGCTGATCAACAGTCAGGAGGAAGGCCCATATGCAGTTTGGACCCGAGTTGGATGGGTCATCAATGGTCCACTCCGGAGTGAGAGGAACAAAACAGGCTATCATGCTTTCACTGTAAACAAGATTTCTGTTAAACATCTGGAAACAATGTTGATTGAACAATACAATCATGATTTCAATGAAAAAACATCCCAAGAGCAAATTGAAATGTCTAGAGAAGACATCAAGTTCATGAATATCATGAATAATTCGGCACAATTAAAAAATGGACATTATTGTATTGATTTGCCTTTTAAGTCTGAAAGTTCCGTCTTGCCTATTAATCGTTGTGTTGCAGAACAACGTCTTCTGAGCCTGAAAAGAAAGTTTAACATGAACAGCACCTTTAAGAAAGATTACATTGCATTTATGAATGACATGCTATGTAATGGATATGCTGAAATTGTACCTGATGATCAATTAATGGGCAATGAGGGCAAGGTGTGGTACATACCCCACCACGGTGTTTATCACCCCCGAAAAGGCAAATTAAGAGTTGTTTTTGACTGTGCCGCAACATTCAAGGGAACCTCACTGAACTGCCAGCTGCTACAAGGACCTGATCTGACTAACTCAGTTGTGGGAGTTCTTCTGCGTTTCAGACAAGAGCCAATAGCAGTTATGGCAGATATTCAAGCTATGTTCCACCAGGTTTATGTtccagagaaacacagagactgTCTTCGCTTCCTCTGGTGGCCCAATGGTGACACATCGCAAGTTCCACAGGAATATCGGATGACAGTACATCTGTTTGGAGCAGTGTCCTCCCCAAGCTGTGCAAATTATGCATTAAGAAGAACAGCAGAAGATAATGCTCAGCAGTTTCCAGCTGAAGTGGTCAGTACAATCAAGCATAATTTTTATGTGGATGACTGCTTAAAATCTTTGCCTACAGAAGTGGAAgcaataaagtttgttcaagatTTGACATCTCTTTGCAATAAAGGAGGATTTAAGCTCTCAAAGTGGCTCAGTAACAGTCCCGCCATTCTGCAAATGGTTTCGGGCAACaccaaagcaaaagaaatgttaGAAATGGATTTGGAGCTTCCAATGGAACGTGCACTTGGATTGCAGTGGTGCCTTCAAAGTGACTCCTTTAAATTTAAAGCTTCCCTTCCAGAACGGTCTCGCACAAGAAGAGGAATACTGTCAGTGGTGAGTTCACTGTACGATCCCTTGGGGTTTCTTGCTCCCTTCATCATCACTGCTAAATTTCTTTTACAAGAGCTCTGCAGGAGAAACTTGGGCTGGGATGATGCAGTTCACCATCATTTTTCCAAACAATGGACTGACTGGCTGGATGACCTGAAGAGGATCTCAAAGTTTGAAGTGAGTCGCTGCATTAAACCTAAAAATTTTTGTCCTGTTACAGCACAACTCCACCATTTCTCCGATGCCAGCCAAGTGGGGTATGGTACAGTGTCGTATATAAGATTTCAAAGTGAGCATCATGTGCATCTGGCATTCCTCCTAGGAAAGGCCAGAGTCGCTCCCCTCAAGCAGACAACCATCCCTCGACTGGAGCTCACTGCAGCCGTCCTTGCTGTACGACTGGACCAACTGCTTCATAGAGAACTGCATCTTCTCTGTGAAGATGTAATTCTGGAGGCATCTGTTTTTTGGACAGACAGCACCACTGTcctaaaatacatttgtagtgAAGCAAAGAGGTTTCATACATTTGTTGCAAACAGAGTGTCAATCATTAGagaagctacattagctaaccAGTGGAGATATGTGAGTTCCAAAGACAATCCAGCAGATGAAGCATCAAGAGGGATGAGAGCAGAGGACTTCTTGGAGCACAGCAAGTGGATTGATGGTCCTGAGTTTCTGTACGACTCTGAAAACAAATGGCCTAAGTTGGGTGTAAAGTATgactcacttcctgttgctgatgctgaaataaaaaaggatgtgACTGTTAATGCTGTTGTTGAGGAGGCTAAAAACCCTACCAGTTTTTTCATCTCCTACTTCTCATCCtggatgaagctaaaaacaTCTGTAGCCTGGGTTTTAAAGCTTAAAGAACTCCTTCTTCAACTGtctcagaaaagaaaagagttttcTGACATGATGCATGAGTCTGCAGAAGACGCAAACATTAAAGAGCAAAAGGTGTTGCAAAAGATGCAGCAGTTTAAAACTATGCTAAAAATCCAGTGCTTAACATCTGAAGATTTGACTGCAGCAGAGCATTTCATTATTCTCTTCGAACAACATCACAGGTTTGAGCCAGAGATCAGCGCACTCAGAGCCAACAAGACAGTCTCCAAAGACAGCCAGCTGTATCGACTCGATCCAGTGATCGATGAAGGAGTCCTCAGAGTGGGCGGACGTCTTAAAAAAGCTGCTATGCCATTTGAAATTAAGCATCCAGTCATCCTGTGTAAAAACATGCATGTGGCAACGTTAATTCTGCGTTACATTCACCATCTgcatgaaagacaaaaatggaTGAGACGGAAAAGAAACATCTCTCCTGGAGACATTGTCCTGATCGCAGATGCTACTGCACCTCGAGGATGTTGGCAGATGGGGAGAGTCCTGGCAGTCAAAGCTGATGGAGGAGGACTGGTTCGTTCAGTGCAACTGCAGACCAAAACCAGTGTGTTGGAGAGGCCAGTGACGAAGCTCTGTCTGCTCCTGGAGGCATCTGCAGACTAA